In one Aedes aegypti strain LVP_AGWG unplaced genomic scaffold, AaegL5.0 Primary Assembly AGWG_AaegL5_hic_scaff_1634_PBJ_arrow, whole genome shotgun sequence genomic region, the following are encoded:
- the LOC110680593 gene encoding attacin-B-like — protein sequence MEASLGLGEEEIAPEFSVPTHFPVPTTPLAPESVNEHVKQFGTGLHFNEHSFSATRTNQPGAGSQTRLDGSANLFKTPSNRLDLNAFKSRTQPVGSPSFGSHGAGLNWNNANGHGASAGFDRTPAIKETNLYARGRANLWQSKNRQTSLDAFGSASRTVFGSKKRQHKL from the exons ATGGAGGCTTCCTTAGGTCTGGGCG AGGAAGAAATAGCGCCGGAATTTTCGGTTCCCACTCACTTCCCGGTCCCGACAACACCGTTGGCGCCCGAG TCAGTCAACGAACACGTCAAACAATTCGGAACAGGACTTCACTTCAacgagcatagtttttccgctaCGAGAACAAATCAGCCGGGCGCTGGATCGCAAACCCGTCTGGACGGAAGTGCAAACCTGTTCAAAACCCCGTCGAACCGGTTGGATCTGAATGCATTCAAAAGCCGAACTCAACCGGTTGGAAGTCCATCGTTTGGAAGTCACGGAGCAGGACTGAACTGGAACAACGCCAACGGACATGGGGCATCGGCAGGATTCGACAGGACTCCGGCGATTAAGGAGACAAACTTGTATGCTCGCGGCAGAGCCAATCTGTGGCAATCGAAGAACCGGCAAACTTCGCTGGACGCGTTTGGATCGGCTAGTAGAACCGTTTTCGGGTCCAAGAAGAGGCAACACAAACTATAA